One genomic window of Paenisporosarcina antarctica includes the following:
- a CDS encoding PadR family transcriptional regulator, giving the protein MNVQFKKGVLSLCVLALVDRQDRYGYELVQAISDSIEISEGTVYPLLRRLTKEGYFTTYLSESTEGPPRKYYQITVQGKNYLQDQLAEWKHFVEGVHQLLDKGEV; this is encoded by the coding sequence GTGAATGTGCAGTTTAAGAAAGGTGTCCTGAGTTTGTGTGTATTGGCTCTAGTGGATCGACAAGACCGCTATGGTTATGAGTTGGTGCAGGCGATTTCGGATAGTATTGAAATATCGGAAGGTACGGTGTATCCATTATTGAGGCGTTTAACGAAAGAGGGATATTTTACTACGTATTTGTCTGAGTCAACAGAGGGACCGCCGCGTAAGTATTATCAGATTACGGTGCAAGGCAAGAACTATTTGCAGGATCAGCTTGCTGAGTGGAAACATTTTGTTGAAGGGGTTCATCAATTGTTAGACAAGGGGGAAGTATGA
- a CDS encoding rhodanese-like domain-containing protein has protein sequence MKKFIIFLFVVIFTLTACSSSATYETIAIDDIPLKVEEGYKVIDVRETGEYGAGHIPGSLNKPLSEIKNGDIEGLDKNQKYIVICQSGNRSKEASSILFDEDFMILNVSEGMSSWTGPVEKK, from the coding sequence ATGAAAAAATTCATTATTTTTCTATTTGTTGTCATTTTCACTTTGACTGCATGTAGTTCTAGTGCTACTTATGAAACGATCGCCATTGATGATATTCCACTAAAAGTAGAAGAAGGATATAAAGTAATAGATGTAAGAGAAACTGGAGAATACGGAGCTGGACATATTCCAGGTTCTTTGAACAAACCTTTATCTGAGATAAAAAATGGAGATATTGAGGGATTAGATAAAAATCAAAAGTATATAGTCATTTGCCAAAGCGGAAACCGCTCAAAAGAAGCAAGTAGCATTTTATTTGATGAAGATTTTATGATATTAAATGTTTCAGAAGGAATGTCTTCTTGGACTGGACCTGTAGAAAAAAAATGA
- a CDS encoding nitrous oxide reductase accessory protein NosL: protein MKKILLLGIILLLMIITAACVAQDDNITTDKIEVEDSESSETTVVLSEPSEDATCKYCKMDVYNKAHDMGMFSAQGITEEGKSLFFDDVGCMLNQERIDNSTLEKYVRDYHTLEWIKLDVAVVVKTEIKTPMNYGYAFFEDKEGGQAFIEELGSEKASFSSISDIDKVAGHRHIKKIEKMQNLESKETHDMKSEDNTEMNEIKPENKDKDENSDSQR, encoded by the coding sequence ATGAAAAAAATATTATTACTAGGTATTATTTTATTACTAATGATTATTACAGCAGCCTGCGTAGCTCAAGATGACAATATAACAACTGACAAAATAGAGGTTGAAGATAGCGAATCTAGCGAGACCACTGTTGTGTTATCAGAGCCAAGTGAAGATGCGACTTGTAAATATTGTAAGATGGATGTTTATAATAAAGCTCATGATATGGGAATGTTCTCTGCCCAAGGAATCACAGAGGAAGGAAAATCTTTATTTTTTGACGATGTAGGTTGCATGTTAAATCAAGAAAGAATCGATAATAGTACATTAGAAAAGTATGTAAGAGATTATCACACACTTGAATGGATTAAATTAGATGTTGCTGTTGTTGTTAAGACAGAAATAAAAACTCCTATGAATTACGGCTATGCATTTTTTGAGGATAAAGAAGGTGGACAAGCCTTCATAGAAGAACTTGGTAGCGAAAAAGCAAGCTTTTCTTCTATAAGTGACATTGATAAAGTTGCAGGTCACCGTCATATTAAGAAAATAGAAAAAATGCAGAATCTCGAAAGTAAGGAAACACATGATATGAAAAGTGAAGATAATACCGAAATGAATGAAATCAAACCCGAAAACAAAGATAAAGATGAGAACAGTGACTCTCAAAGATGA
- a CDS encoding ABC transporter ATP-binding protein encodes MIQIKKLSKKYKTGNIGLHPFDFEIEKGSIVALTGGNGAGKSTFIKLLTNIIRPTTGSIQWGVQRFSYMPDDMEFPTNLTGLEAIRLLGALRNVEEEKCSRILKQVGLYDVRNQKIETFSKGMKQRLCFAQALLSNEKVLILDEPTNGLDPYWIKWMKTFLLEEKRKGKTIIFSTHNFSFVDDIADELLFFYEGHVLIQNKVNTLKLHSSSIENTIVSKLEQLMQEKQKLNSN; translated from the coding sequence ATGATACAAATTAAAAAGCTTTCAAAAAAATATAAAACAGGAAATATAGGTTTGCATCCTTTCGATTTTGAAATTGAAAAAGGGAGTATCGTCGCATTAACAGGTGGAAATGGTGCGGGGAAGAGTACCTTTATTAAATTGCTCACAAATATCATCAGGCCAACCACTGGTTCTATTCAGTGGGGAGTACAACGTTTTAGTTACATGCCTGACGATATGGAATTTCCTACCAACCTAACTGGTCTAGAGGCAATTAGATTATTGGGAGCCTTGAGAAATGTAGAAGAAGAGAAATGCAGCAGGATCTTAAAACAAGTTGGATTATATGATGTTAGAAATCAAAAAATCGAAACTTTTTCAAAAGGGATGAAACAGCGTCTATGCTTTGCACAGGCTTTATTATCAAATGAAAAAGTCCTTATTTTGGATGAACCTACAAATGGATTGGATCCCTATTGGATTAAATGGATGAAAACATTTTTACTCGAGGAAAAAAGGAAGGGAAAAACTATTATCTTTTCCACTCACAATTTTTCTTTCGTTGATGACATCGCTGATGAACTGTTGTTTTTCTATGAAGGGCATGTGTTAATCCAAAATAAGGTGAACACACTTAAGTTGCATTCATCTTCCATAGAGAACACCATAGTTTCTAAGTTAGAACAATTAATGCAGGAAAAACAGAAATTAAATTCAAATTAA
- a CDS encoding ABC transporter permease subunit encodes MNKAQVFVFFEMKKIARSRSLLLFGLLLSVLLLTITTVQLFALPITTSFTRYSASFLNVLLLLLPLFTLSIGALSISSDVDSRWFSLLRTYPMKASTYTWGKFFALFFSFSIMLIISSGLVMMVQALQTLQAFDFLLIILSFFTVAIFSALSILVGSLSKNRIHSLSLALGIWAFFLLIYDYIVMAIGTVVSGIILQNLIIFLTFTNPAEWIRIGFIIFSGNSTVLGPLYFNFSTFFLSPSGMIIYGFISILWVIIPIFISGKILYRKEG; translated from the coding sequence ATGAATAAAGCACAAGTATTTGTGTTTTTTGAAATGAAAAAAATCGCAAGAAGTCGTTCTTTACTACTTTTTGGGCTGCTTCTTTCCGTGTTACTTTTGACAATCACTACTGTTCAACTGTTTGCATTGCCTATCACAACATCATTTACACGATATTCTGCATCCTTTTTAAATGTGTTGCTTTTATTACTACCTCTTTTCACATTGTCAATCGGAGCTCTATCGATTTCTTCTGATGTTGATTCACGGTGGTTTTCATTATTGAGAACATATCCAATGAAAGCAAGTACCTATACCTGGGGAAAGTTTTTCGCTTTATTCTTTTCATTTAGTATCATGTTAATTATTAGCAGTGGGCTTGTAATGATGGTTCAAGCTTTGCAAACGCTTCAAGCATTTGACTTCCTACTTATCATTCTTTCTTTCTTCACCGTTGCCATTTTTTCTGCATTATCTATACTCGTTGGAAGCTTATCAAAAAATCGCATTCATAGTTTGTCATTAGCATTAGGGATCTGGGCGTTCTTTTTATTAATTTATGACTATATTGTAATGGCAATTGGAACAGTTGTTTCAGGAATCATATTACAAAATCTTATTATCTTTTTGACATTCACGAATCCAGCAGAATGGATTCGAATTGGATTTATAATATTCTCAGGAAATTCAACAGTTTTGGGACCCCTATATTTTAATTTTTCAACTTTTTTCCTTTCACCTAGTGGAATGATTATTTACGGATTTATTTCAATCCTTTGGGTAATTATTCCGATTTTTATTAGCGGTAAAATTCTATATCGAAAAGAAGGTTGA
- the phaC gene encoding class III poly(R)-hydroxyalkanoic acid synthase subunit PhaC codes for MIYSNTEEVEKWMKTMPDDVKKSYQRFTRMTQVLTDEPDPKVGQTPKELIWTKNKAKLYRYQPAIKKTNSVPILMVYALINKPYILDLTPGNSLIEHLTNQGHDVYLIDWGTPGYEDKNMKLDDYILDYMPRAVKKVIQTSGASEISLFGYCMGGTMTSIFAALHTDLPIRNLVFMTSPFDFTDAGLFTNWLDKRHFNVDKLVDTLGMIPHDMIDFGNKLLNPIANFYGPYLSLADRADNENFVNNWMLMQKWLNDGIPFAGEAYRQWITEFYQENKLINDELYIRGKKVELSKITANVLNIAGKRDVIAAPNQVEPLNAKISSENKTFHLMDTGHVSVVVGRKAINETYPLIDTWLTENSQP; via the coding sequence ATGATTTATTCTAATACTGAAGAAGTAGAAAAATGGATGAAAACAATGCCCGATGATGTTAAGAAAAGTTACCAACGCTTTACACGTATGACGCAAGTTCTTACGGATGAACCGGACCCAAAAGTTGGTCAAACTCCAAAAGAACTTATCTGGACAAAAAATAAAGCTAAACTATATCGCTATCAACCTGCCATTAAGAAAACGAATAGTGTTCCTATTTTAATGGTTTATGCATTGATTAATAAACCATATATATTGGACTTAACACCTGGTAATAGTTTAATTGAACATCTTACCAATCAAGGTCACGATGTATATTTAATTGATTGGGGCACACCGGGTTATGAAGATAAAAATATGAAGTTGGATGATTACATTTTAGATTATATGCCGCGTGCTGTTAAGAAAGTAATACAAACATCTGGCGCAAGTGAAATCAGTTTATTTGGTTACTGTATGGGTGGAACGATGACTTCAATTTTTGCTGCTCTCCATACGGACTTACCAATTCGGAATTTAGTATTCATGACGAGTCCATTTGATTTTACAGATGCGGGTTTATTTACAAATTGGTTAGACAAACGTCATTTTAATGTAGATAAACTAGTTGACACACTTGGTATGATTCCGCATGATATGATCGATTTCGGAAACAAGCTGTTAAACCCAATAGCAAATTTCTATGGTCCATACCTCAGTCTGGCTGATCGAGCTGATAATGAGAATTTCGTAAACAACTGGATGTTGATGCAAAAGTGGTTGAATGATGGAATTCCATTTGCAGGTGAAGCTTATAGACAGTGGATTACTGAATTTTATCAAGAGAATAAACTAATCAATGATGAGTTATATATAAGAGGTAAGAAGGTTGAATTAAGTAAGATTACAGCAAACGTTTTAAATATTGCAGGTAAGCGTGATGTAATTGCTGCTCCAAACCAAGTAGAACCGCTAAATGCTAAAATTTCAAGTGAAAATAAGACTTTCCATCTGATGGATACAGGTCACGTTTCAGTTGTTGTCGGACGTAAAGCAATTAATGAAACATATCCACTTATTGATACGTGGCTAACAGAAAATTCACAACCATAA
- a CDS encoding polyhydroxyalkanoate biosynthesis repressor PhaR, protein MSQTLPFDPLTMWKKIYEQTEASWNDAIQETLKKESFSEGMGETLNYYLKYQELAKETTETYLKQANMPTRSEVADVASLVINLEGKFDDLDEKFDTEMTKLDPTIEISQLKRAVTDLDMKLDKVLEAIELIGNEKSLEVIGKTKSYDVIAKAKNADTAMKAKPSEAINKEKSVEISKIKPSGAISKVKPIETSKELN, encoded by the coding sequence TTGTCACAAACGTTGCCATTTGATCCACTTACAATGTGGAAGAAAATTTATGAACAAACTGAAGCTAGCTGGAATGATGCAATCCAAGAAACATTGAAAAAAGAATCTTTCTCTGAGGGAATGGGAGAGACGTTAAACTATTATCTTAAATATCAGGAGCTTGCAAAAGAAACAACTGAAACCTATTTGAAACAAGCCAATATGCCTACACGGAGTGAAGTTGCGGATGTAGCATCTCTCGTAATAAACTTGGAAGGTAAGTTTGACGATCTTGATGAAAAATTCGATACAGAAATGACTAAACTGGATCCGACAATAGAGATTAGCCAGTTAAAAAGAGCTGTTACAGATTTGGATATGAAGTTGGATAAGGTACTTGAAGCAATCGAGTTAATAGGTAATGAAAAATCATTGGAAGTAATCGGCAAAACAAAATCCTATGATGTAATTGCTAAAGCTAAAAACGCTGATACAGCTATGAAAGCAAAACCTTCTGAAGCAATTAACAAAGAAAAATCGGTAGAAATCAGTAAAATAAAACCATCCGGTGCAATTAGCAAAGTAAAGCCCATTGAAACATCGAAAGAATTGAATTAA
- the phaQ gene encoding poly-beta-hydroxybutyrate-responsive repressor — MDSKQEENKNDKSTNLGTPKNFLIPIMLLHLRDWNSHGYELMQKITQFGFDSVDQGNLYRILRQLEKDAMVTSKWDTTSGGPAKRIYTITAAGEQYLEVWASSLGHYQKMLNQFFNLYNPFFTPYKSSSKDSDEEK, encoded by the coding sequence ATGGATTCAAAACAGGAGGAAAACAAAAATGATAAAAGTACCAATTTAGGTACTCCAAAAAATTTCCTAATTCCAATCATGCTATTACATTTACGCGATTGGAATTCACATGGCTATGAGTTAATGCAAAAGATCACACAATTCGGATTCGATTCAGTTGATCAAGGAAATCTTTATCGAATTTTACGACAACTCGAAAAGGATGCCATGGTTACATCTAAATGGGATACGACATCAGGAGGACCAGCAAAACGAATCTATACGATTACCGCAGCTGGTGAACAATATCTAGAGGTTTGGGCTAGCTCGCTTGGACATTACCAAAAAATGTTGAATCAATTTTTTAATTTATATAATCCTTTTTTTACTCCTTATAAATCATCTTCAAAAGATTCAGATGAGGAGAAATAA
- a CDS encoding right-handed parallel beta-helix repeat-containing protein, whose protein sequence is MFFSKISFILTSLLLLFTTFPIPIEAEEGIQQQINNAESGTTIFIESGIYNEKIIISKPLTLIGNGDVILISQGDFPVITIDNTQDVQINHINMKSTNLKGNSLGIKISNSKRILIKDVTFNLLDKGIDLFKVQDSKIDQVILLGREGHFSSKSNGITLDYTKEILIENTNIESVQDGIYVKNDVNSKMINNEISHSRYGIHLMYSNGTQIFKNHLHNNVTGVMHMLTSNTAIIGNIIEHQNQYNGFGVVLFEGEQIHLSKNKLLSNQVGISFQSIENSTITKNTVASNQTGFQFIKYASSNQLSRNEVYGNIVSSVSDKNGAIVNENYWDDYDGVDLDLDGHGDSPYQSNDSYAKLMIKQKEYQFFFESPSVATLSKIERKLPFENNSVVRDDQPFVQRSNNQIYLNFNVIPFIIGSTGLVGGWLLWRKMYC, encoded by the coding sequence TTGTTTTTTTCTAAGATTTCATTTATTCTAACAAGTTTACTTCTACTCTTTACTACTTTTCCAATACCTATAGAAGCGGAAGAGGGAATTCAACAACAAATTAATAACGCAGAATCTGGAACCACTATCTTCATTGAGTCTGGTATTTACAATGAAAAAATCATCATTTCCAAACCCCTCACTCTTATAGGAAATGGGGACGTTATCCTTATCAGTCAAGGTGATTTTCCTGTCATTACAATTGACAATACACAAGATGTTCAAATTAATCACATCAATATGAAGAGTACTAATTTGAAGGGAAATTCTTTAGGAATAAAAATTTCAAATAGTAAAAGGATATTAATAAAAGATGTGACGTTCAATTTATTGGATAAAGGAATTGACCTGTTTAAAGTGCAAGACAGTAAAATTGACCAAGTTATTTTGTTAGGAAGAGAAGGTCATTTTTCTTCGAAGTCAAATGGAATTACACTTGATTATACTAAAGAAATTCTCATTGAGAATACAAATATTGAATCTGTTCAAGATGGGATTTATGTGAAAAATGATGTGAATAGTAAAATGATAAATAATGAAATTTCTCATTCAAGATATGGAATTCATCTCATGTATTCGAATGGAACTCAAATATTTAAAAATCACCTCCACAATAATGTGACAGGCGTCATGCATATGTTGACTTCCAATACCGCCATTATTGGGAATATAATAGAACACCAAAATCAGTATAACGGTTTTGGAGTTGTCCTTTTTGAAGGTGAACAAATCCATCTGTCAAAAAACAAACTTTTATCAAATCAAGTAGGAATATCATTTCAGAGCATTGAAAATTCAACTATAACAAAAAATACTGTCGCTTCAAATCAGACGGGGTTTCAATTTATTAAATATGCATCGTCAAATCAATTATCACGAAATGAAGTCTACGGGAATATTGTTTCATCTGTTTCTGATAAAAATGGAGCGATTGTAAATGAAAACTATTGGGATGACTATGACGGAGTGGATTTAGATTTAGATGGCCACGGTGATTCACCTTATCAATCAAATGATTCTTATGCAAAGCTCATGATTAAACAAAAAGAGTACCAATTTTTCTTTGAATCTCCATCCGTTGCAACACTTAGTAAAATAGAAAGAAAGCTTCCCTTTGAAAATAACAGCGTTGTACGTGATGATCAGCCATTTGTTCAAAGGTCTAATAATCAGATCTATTTAAATTTTAATGTAATTCCTTTTATTATTGGGAGTACAGGATTAGTAGGAGGTTGGCTATTGTGGAGAAAAATGTACTGTTAA
- a CDS encoding MaoC family dehydratase — MLTYYDLKIGDKASLSKTISESDIYQFAGITGDFNPLHVDAEYAKKSIFSERIAHGILTAGFISSVLAMKLPGSDTIYLSQNLIFRAPVRIGDTVIAEVEIIEKRDDKKIIRLRTQVRNQRDEIVIDGEAIVMK, encoded by the coding sequence GTGCTCACCTATTATGATTTAAAAATCGGTGATAAGGCCAGCCTTTCTAAAACCATTTCTGAATCTGATATTTACCAATTTGCTGGAATTACTGGTGACTTCAACCCTTTACATGTTGATGCTGAATATGCGAAAAAATCAATATTTTCTGAACGTATTGCGCATGGTATATTAACTGCTGGTTTCATCTCTTCTGTATTAGCAATGAAGCTGCCAGGTTCAGACACTATCTATTTATCACAAAATCTAATCTTTAGAGCTCCTGTTAGAATTGGAGACACTGTTATTGCTGAGGTAGAAATAATAGAAAAAAGAGATGATAAAAAAATCATTCGTCTTCGAACGCAAGTAAGAAACCAACGTGATGAGATTGTTATTGATGGTGAAGCTATCGTGATGAAATGA
- a CDS encoding nitrous oxide reductase accessory protein NosL, with amino-acid sequence MEKNVLLIRTFIPFCTFCVVLILSGCGSKDMSPRAIQPEVDTCAVCNMSITHEEFAAQAILTNGDKLIFDDLGCLVQYILDKQESDIGASYIKDYESNEWIDTTKASFVYHKDFWTPMTYGVLAFESEQRAVQFIKNEGQGKLLTQQDLQEHKWGVHEYE; translated from the coding sequence GTGGAGAAAAATGTACTGTTAATACGCACGTTTATTCCTTTTTGTACTTTCTGTGTCGTCCTGATCTTGTCAGGCTGCGGGTCTAAAGACATGAGCCCACGTGCGATTCAACCAGAAGTGGATACCTGTGCCGTGTGTAATATGAGTATTACACACGAAGAATTTGCAGCTCAAGCTATATTGACAAATGGAGATAAGTTAATTTTTGATGATTTAGGATGTTTAGTACAATATATACTTGATAAGCAAGAATCAGACATTGGAGCAAGTTATATTAAAGATTATGAAAGTAATGAATGGATTGATACAACAAAGGCTTCCTTTGTATACCATAAAGATTTTTGGACACCCATGACTTATGGAGTTCTTGCATTTGAATCGGAGCAAAGAGCAGTGCAGTTTATCAAAAATGAAGGGCAAGGAAAACTCTTAACTCAGCAAGACTTACAAGAGCATAAGTGGGGAGTTCATGAGTATGAATAA
- the fabG gene encoding 3-oxoacyl-[acyl-carrier-protein] reductase yields the protein MAMDIVDLTNKNTIRKPLEGKVAVVTGGSRGIGATIAKVLAKNGAFVAINYQTRTDSADAVVKEIEELGGTSCAIQSDVSKPEDVKNFMEEVKKRYGKIDILVNNAGITRDRTFRNLSDEQWNEVINVNLNSVFYTTSAVIDHMLERKYGRIINISSIIGQAGGFGQSNYSASKAGMIGLTKSLALETARNGVTVNAVCPGFIETEMVGEMPDNVKEGIVSKIPMKRLGQTNEIAEAVLFLAQADYITGQSINVNGGLYM from the coding sequence ATGGCAATGGATATAGTGGACTTAACTAATAAAAATACAATTCGTAAACCACTTGAAGGGAAAGTGGCAGTTGTAACAGGGGGATCACGTGGAATCGGAGCTACCATTGCGAAGGTTTTAGCAAAAAATGGTGCATTCGTTGCAATCAATTATCAAACAAGAACTGATAGTGCAGATGCCGTTGTTAAGGAAATCGAAGAACTTGGTGGTACTTCTTGTGCAATTCAATCTGATGTTTCTAAACCAGAAGATGTAAAGAATTTTATGGAAGAAGTAAAAAAACGTTATGGGAAGATTGATATTCTTGTAAATAATGCAGGAATTACAAGAGACCGTACGTTCCGTAACTTGTCAGATGAGCAATGGAACGAGGTTATCAATGTAAACTTAAACAGCGTTTTCTATACAACTTCTGCGGTAATTGATCATATGTTGGAACGTAAATATGGTCGAATTATCAATATAAGTTCAATCATTGGTCAAGCGGGTGGATTCGGTCAATCGAACTATTCAGCTTCAAAAGCTGGAATGATCGGTTTAACGAAATCTTTAGCATTGGAAACTGCAAGAAATGGTGTTACTGTCAATGCAGTTTGTCCTGGCTTTATCGAAACTGAAATGGTTGGAGAAATGCCAGATAATGTAAAAGAAGGTATTGTATCTAAAATACCTATGAAACGTTTAGGGCAAACAAACGAAATTGCGGAAGCAGTGTTATTCCTTGCACAAGCTGACTATATAACTGGCCAGTCAATTAATGTGAATGGCGGCTTATATATGTAA
- a CDS encoding TVP38/TMEM64 family protein, which yields MDQFDQSLETLIEGAGWLAPLLFVLLHLFRPFFFLPVIVVCIAGGVLFGFIKGTLLSFIGLSLMSLVSYLLVIKFPKFRNKITRLKEKMFPGQTISVSQVMILRIMPFVHFHLLSLYLIDMAKSFKEYMYYSLLGLIMPAILYTAFGNVITELPWYLTAILFLFLGGIYLYIGKFNKTRSEEN from the coding sequence GTGGATCAATTTGACCAATCTCTTGAAACATTAATTGAAGGCGCAGGTTGGTTAGCACCTTTACTTTTTGTTCTATTGCATTTATTTCGCCCATTTTTCTTTTTGCCAGTTATCGTTGTCTGTATAGCTGGTGGTGTATTATTTGGTTTTATAAAAGGTACTTTGTTATCGTTTATCGGTCTTTCTCTGATGAGTTTGGTTTCATATTTGCTAGTTATTAAATTTCCGAAGTTCCGTAATAAGATCACGCGACTGAAGGAAAAAATGTTTCCCGGTCAGACCATTTCCGTAAGTCAAGTCATGATTTTACGCATCATGCCATTTGTTCATTTTCATTTACTTTCACTTTATTTAATCGATATGGCTAAGTCATTTAAGGAATATATGTATTATTCTTTATTAGGACTCATCATGCCAGCTATCTTATATACGGCTTTCGGCAATGTAATTACTGAGTTACCTTGGTATTTAACGGCTATCCTTTTTCTTTTTCTGGGTGGTATTTATTTGTATATAGGTAAATTCAATAAAACTCGAAGCGAGGAAAATTGA
- a CDS encoding response regulator transcription factor has product MSMGTILVIDDEIAMRALIKSFLVPEGYLVKDASNGMEALEMIFVESPDLIIVDIMMPFMDGYTFTKELRKTSDTPIIFLSAKGEEWDKVKGLKLGADDYLVKPFHYGELIARIETVLRRSSKHYRKVLTIKAGPITIDVENHLAFLDGKEVSLTLKEFGLLSLLVTHKNNLITRNNLMATIWGPEYSGTERTVDTHIKTLRLKLKQHGVLIKTVWGLGYKLEV; this is encoded by the coding sequence ATGAGTATGGGAACAATATTAGTTATTGATGACGAAATTGCAATGAGAGCATTAATTAAATCTTTTCTTGTACCTGAGGGTTATCTTGTTAAGGATGCTTCCAATGGCATGGAGGCCTTAGAAATGATTTTTGTGGAATCACCAGATCTCATTATTGTCGATATCATGATGCCATTTATGGATGGTTACACTTTCACAAAAGAATTGAGAAAAACTTCTGATACGCCAATCATCTTTCTTTCAGCGAAAGGAGAAGAGTGGGATAAAGTGAAAGGGCTAAAGTTAGGAGCCGATGATTACTTAGTTAAACCCTTCCATTATGGTGAATTAATTGCACGAATTGAAACTGTGTTAAGAAGATCTTCTAAACATTATCGTAAAGTATTAACAATAAAAGCTGGTCCAATTACAATTGATGTTGAAAATCACCTTGCATTTTTAGATGGCAAAGAAGTTTCACTAACATTAAAAGAGTTTGGGTTACTTTCCTTATTGGTAACACATAAAAACAATTTAATTACACGAAACAACCTAATGGCAACGATTTGGGGACCGGAATATAGTGGAACTGAGCGGACTGTAGATACTCATATAAAAACTCTTCGCCTGAAGTTGAAACAACATGGGGTTCTCATAAAAACTGTTTGGGGATTAGGATATAAACTTGAGGTGTAA